In Trachemys scripta elegans isolate TJP31775 chromosome 13, CAS_Tse_1.0, whole genome shotgun sequence, the sequence CCAAGTGGTCCAAAATCCCATTGCATACACTGAAATCATACCACACAGATTCTAGATGAGGAAGTTTTATTGTCAGCACTTAATTACTCTATACATCTTTTGATTTGGGAATGGAAAGGCTCATATATTCAATTGGACATTGCAGCTGTCAGTGCAGACTTCAGCTGCTCTCCCCCAGGGTGAGCTTGTCAAACAGGTACTCTCCCATGCCATTCTGGGGTACTCCCAGGCGCTTCAGGTTGGTGAGGTGGTCTCCCAGCTGCTTGATGGCCTTCACCTGCTCCTCCAAGTAGTCAGACTCCAGGAAGTCACAAAGCTGCAGAAAGAAGAAATCAGGAAGACTTATTCTAGCTCCTATGTGCTTAGTAGAGAGAGGGCTGACTACTTGACAGTTAGTAAGTTAAGATGGGAAACTAACTGTACATGTTATGTAGAAGCAGGTAGAATGAGTGAACTGGAAGATCCTGGAACTAGGAAGAAAGGTTGCTCTTCCTTAAATTTTAAGCATAAGATAGTATAACCTCAATGGCAGTTTACATGGAATCAGATCCCCTACATCCACCCCAAGTCATCATTAAACAATGCATACAATGGAGAAGTATTAGAGAAGATTTCATCCTGGTGATAGTCTTTGAATTCAACCAGGAACATTCTGTACAGTGTAGGCAAGAAATATCCCAGAGTGGATGCCACTCATTTATTGCACAGCAGTAGGTTAAGATCACTGTAAAGGACATGggtagagacagacagacatactaTTTCTAAATAGATGTTTTGCTACCTCTCATTTTAGTTCTCTACATTCACCTTTCTGCTGGTTTTCTACAGCATTGAATTTTACATGTTTGCCCCCTCAGTTTAGGGCTCTCCATTTAGCTAGCCATTTGTTTTCAGGAGGGCTCCCCTTCTGTTATTCCTGTTCTGCTAGGTCCAGGAATTCCTTGGGCCCCCTTCACTCTAATGAGGCACAACTGTGACCGTGAGAGCACATTTGCAGTAGCTAAAGCCTATCCATGAGAATTGTGGCCATTGATATTTGGCTGCTGAATTCAGAAGGGACTTCTTTCAGGACTCTGATGTAAAGCAGGGAGGAAAACACTGCTACATAGAGGTGCATGAACTAGGCCCTCACTTTGAAAGGGTGGCTTTAGCCCCCCCATCTGCTACAGGTATAACCCCATATTAATTCCCACCCCAATTAGTGCCCCTCTATGGTCTccaaggagagaggaaaaatggCTGCTGTAAAGACGGAAGCCATTTTAGAAGTTGGCGTGGAAAGTGAAGGAAGAAAACTGGGGAACTTAAACACTTCATTCTGTCACACTGTGTGGccagaaagggagagaagacaaaatgtttgaaataaagtGGTTCAGAAGCTGAAAAGATAAGGGGGAAGTGTCCTTTTACCAACACCCTGTTTTTTCCAAAACAGGAATTTTAAATCTGAGTTTCCATTAACTCCCATTCTGAACTTTGCTGACTACAACCTCCATTCCTCCTGCCAACTTATACTCACATGAGGATCATTCTGCTCTGTAGCCACTTTATGCAGGTCCAGCAGGGCCTGGTTCAAGGTCTTCTCCAGCTGCAGAGCATGCTGCAAGACCTCCAGGCTGTTTCCCCACTCATCCCGCTCTGGCTTCTGTGAAATAGCCACAAAGAATGTTAGTCACGACCCATACCTGCTCTAGCTCTGTTAATGTCTAGGCCCCAGTGGGGAATCTGTCCTGCTGCTCTTCACCTCTGTTCTCCAATATGGTTATGGCCAATTAGTCAGCAGCCCCTTTGCAATGTAGGTCATTAGTCCCTTTACTACTAGAAGTCTCTACCAACACCAATACTGCAATTCTGGAAGAGACACATTTTATGTGATTTCAAGACATTACAGCTAATTGATCTAGCCCACCAGGACAGGTTAGTACTAAGCAACAGCTCTCCAAGCTTATTCCCTCACTATGCCTCTCATGCCTATGTTTAGATAGAAAAGGGTTCACATGCATTCTAGTCTCCTGTCCATAGTAAGCAGGTAGAGCCCATCACCTAGCTGACTTGATAGTGTGTGTCCATATATGGGAAGTTGTTACACAAAGCAGAAATGTATGATGCCAAGCAGAAATTGAACCCTTTCCCTACAATACATCAGCTTTGATTCCAGTAGTCCCTCCCCAGAGCATCTTATGGATCAGATGCTACACTGAAATGACTGtgttccccatcccctcaccTCTATGTCCTGCAGGACACTGCGTCCCCCTCGCTTGTTCTGGTATTGCAGAAACTTCTCTGCATGCTCCTTGTGCTCATGGGACTGCTCCATCAGGAACTGGGCCATGTGCCTCAGGGCCACATCATCACGGTCAAAGTAGCAAGACTGGGAAGAAGTACAAGATTAATATCTCAATGCCTGGCTGGGTGTGTCAAAGATCTTTGCTAGTGCAGAACTCAGTCCATACAGGCCTTAAATGCCACATATAGGTGTAATCCAATAGCAGTACTACAGGGTTAACAGAGTTTTAATCCCACCTCTGAAGCAATCTCACAGTTCCTTAATGCTCTTGTACAACTCCATCTCTGCAAAAGCATTTACCCAGATGAGCTACTACAATCTTTGAGTAAGCATTCATAATTCTTCCTATTACAAAGAAGCCTTAGCTACCTCAAAAAAGTTTTACAGGAGTTTGTTGTAATATTTAGAGTAATAGCTGAAGTAGAAAATAAGATCCTAAGAACACCTCTGACTCACCATAGACATGAAGACATAGCTAGCACGCAGCTCCAAATTCACAACACAGTTGATAGCAGCCTCACACTCCCGGTGGAAGTTCTGGCGCACCTGAGACTCCATTACAGCACTTCACAGAAGAAAGGATAGTGAGCACTCACCAAACTCTATCCACACACTGCTGAAACAACCCACCCCAGAGAAGACCTGGAAAGTGTTTTCCTCACAGCTGGTTTTAATACTGTCTGGAGCATGGTGTGGGTGTGATGGGTAGCTTCTGCCATCCAATGGAAATCCCTTCCATTTCAAGGAACCAATCAGCAATGTATTGCCATAGCATGACTCAGCAACTGGGCATCTGCTGCTCTGAAACAAGTTAGAGTTGCTgagctttgtggatgttttcctCCACTAGCATGGTCAGATGCCACCCTCcctggtgtttttgtttgtattgACCAAGAGATTTGAGCTACTGTGGGGAAAGCAGCAAACAAGTGTGATTTCCCCACAAGCCCCTGCTCTGAAGAGAAGCAGCTGGAATGGGGAATCTGCGGCTATGTGCCTACAGTGCACATGGCTTAATGATTTCTATGAATTCTGCTTTTGATTGTCAGTTTTGAATGCCAGAAGCTTTGCATGATACCTGTGATTGTTATGCTGCCTTGGAGTCCCATCTCTCAGCATTCTTCTGTATCCCAAAGCATATCATTGTAGACACTGGAGCATGGACATGTAGATCTATTTGATCGCAGTGGAGTGGGTAGAGGAGACACAACACTGAGAAAGACAGGAACACCAGGGTAATGGCAGGACATGGTCCACACTGTTTAGCAGACAGCAGGACAGGGACAGAAGTAGAGCAGCCTAGCCTGCCCAATGTAAGTTTTTACTTGTGGTTTCCCTGGTGGATATGTGGTATGTAGGGCTGACAACTCAAACTATATTGAATCAGCTCTATAGCAGGATTAGAGGTGGAAATGCCTGTGATTGATCTTCTGCAAGAAAGAAATTCAAGTCTCTCCAATTCCTCTGACAAACTAAAAAGGCCTATTTAAAGTGTATTTATTGGTTCAGAAATGGCTGCACCTCATCCTCCTTGTTCCCTGTCTTAAGCAGATATTGGTATTGATACAAAAGAAATGAAGTGTACAGATATAAAAGAAGATCTGAAATCTCTTCCTCAGCTATCTCACTCCTGCCTGACGAGCAGAACAGCAGTTATCTAGACCTTACTGACTTTCCGGAACCACAGTTCAGAGATCTATTTTCTCTTCCAGTTTTCCAGTATTGGATGTGGTCTGTTCCAGCACAGGGACATCCTGTTACTTGTCTGGTCAAGGTCTTGTTTTCAGAAGCAGTACTGTGACTTCTCATGCCCTACTCATTTCATCTCTAGGAAGTGGGAGGAAATATCTCTCAGTGGTTGAATGACTGGGAAGCAGGAAAAGTAACTGGGGATGAGGAAATAGATGTGCCTTACCCCCCATGCCACTGCTGCAAGTAATAAAATGGGGACCGTTGAAACAATGAAATATGGAGTTTACAATCAAGTGTGTGGGTGAGAGAAAAAACATACAGATAGAGCTGGGTCTTTTGGGGCACTGAAATAATCTCTATGTTCCCATTTCAGGACCTGAGTGTTACTGGAACCAGAACACTCCTGCATAGAAGAGAATAGGAAATTAAAGTGAGAGCAGACCCTCTGGAGCCTTCTTGCATAGAAAATTAAAGATAAGGGTATTAGCCTCTCTGTTCTGTATTGACGGGTGTAGACAAACTCTGGCTGTAATAAATCCATTGTGATTTCCTAACATCTATCTTTAGGGTCACTCAGTTCATTGTTAGAGGAGATAAAACAAGGATTTAGTCATGAAACCAGTGGATACATAATACCATTTaggttttattaataaataatggcTTATGTCTGTTGCAGGGCCGGTACGGTTCTTACTAGTCCCTGAATTCACTACCAAATACCAGTAATTTATGCTTATGTGATGCATCTTACAGCAAATGAAGTCTGTGTCCAGCAACAAAGAGAGAATGGATGGTTATGTGCCTGAGTGACAAGGCCAAGAAACAGCAGCATTTATTTATCCACAGCCATAGGAATGCATGTTACCTTACAGAAAAATGAAAGACCAGCCCCATGTCTTCAGAATTTATGTGCTAAGGCCCTCATTCTGCAAACACAATGATGTCAGTAGAACTACTTGGGTGCTTAATCTTAAACACCCTCACACATGGAAATCTGTGGCAAATCTGGGAATTAACCCAGAACTTTTGAGTTCTATTCAAATGCCAGACACAcataaaccatccttcctctgttgCCTAAAACATAGGAGAAAGGACAGCTTACTCAAGTGCCGCAATTCCCAGCAGCCAGACAAAATGAAGGGCAGGTGGTGTAGAAGAAAGATTCGTGAAAATTTAGAGTGGGCAATAAGATTAACATTAAGACATTTTGCACCACATTGTGTTACTCAGCAGTGAGAGCCAGCCTCTTGGTCCCAATGTAGCTCTCCCACTGAAGCCACTTGCCTTGTTTCTTTatcacaaggaggagagagaaggtagACACTGCCTATTTGTGAAAAATTGAGTAATTCTATCTTCTATAAGGTCAACGTTACTCCTTTGTCAGGCCAAAGAGAATGTCCTTTGTTGTGTTTGCAAAGTGTCTTACGCAACAACTACGCTCTAGAGCTGTAGCTGAAATCCACTATTCTCTCCAAGCACCACAACTAACACAGCAAGCTTCCATCAGTCAGCGAGAAGACTTGTTCCTAATTCTTAATGTTTAGATGGATACTACTATTTAGATGTGCAGACTGTGACTTGTCTTCATCTTACCCTCAGCAGCACTCACACTAGGGTTTAATGTCGGAACAGACAGTCTGTTCACAAGCAAGGAAAATATGTGCCACTGTCTAAAGTGCACAGCAGTGCATATTATGGGGGAGTAAGGTGAATTATAGAGCACACCCAACTGTTACATGCTAACTGCCCCCACGTGGAGTGAATAAAAGGTATTTAGTTCACATTAACAATcctctttcaaacaggactataTTCACATCAGGTAGGTACCTTTTAGGTCACACtggcagcatccacacagggcagTTAGCGCGCAACACATTGGAGTGTTCTGAAATTCACACACCACATCCTGCACACTGCTGTGCACTTTACACAAGTTCTCATGCTCATTTAAGTAGAACCTCAACAGCCAGAGCTGGGACACATTTTCCTTATTACCCCACTCCTGAGCAGGCAGAACCAGATAGCCAAAGTTGTTCTTGCAGCTTTTTTTAGCTCCCCTCTATCACTCTGCCCAGAGGATGTTTGGGTAGCAGGCTTACTTCTGAAACTCATTATGCCATGAAACATTTCCAGGGCTAACCCTTATCTCAGCTTTATACAGGTAAGTAAACCTTGTTGTCAAGATAGGGACAAGAAAGTATTAGATCAGGTTGTCTGATGTGTCACTTTGTGCAAATCAAAAGTATGAGATACCTGTGGATGTTTCCTTCAGCGTTAGTCCCTCTGCCACATTGCAGCTTTGAGACTCCAGACATAACTGCTTAAAGAGCACACATCTGCCCAATTTTTGTTGTGGAACAGGAGCAGATTAGTTGAGTCATTCTGGTTTCATTCCTGAAGAGCTAAGTAGGGTCACTGATTACAGCATGGGGAGAAACTGCTTATATTGATTATCTGTTAAAAAGGTCAAAGGGCCTAGCCAGAAGCGGTACTGGTCATTCGACTCTGAGGTCACACATTCTGTTCAAGCCAATAATCTTCTCCTGTTACAGTGGGATATGACCCACTACACCCTCTGTATTAGCCTGCGGCACAACCTAATGCTGATAGCTCATTATGAGCTAAGAGGTTGAAGCATCATTAGGTAAGCCTCTATTGTTTAAACAGTCATTCCATTGTCTCAGCTGTAGTCATGTCTACCCCATCTTCTGTTTGGAAAGTTCAGAATACTTACAGCCACTCTGCTTCCCACAATGTTTACTTGAGCCTTGCCCCAGGCCAGGCCCTACCATTATTAGTCTCCAGTGCTCAGCATTACTCCGATATATTCCCAACAAGTCCCCCTTGCATCCTTCTCATGCTGAAGCTAGACCGACTCATTATGTTAACAATGGAAGCTACTTCATATCTGAGAAGCAAGATTTATTTTTGGATGGTAGAGAGATACATCTCCCTTACATTTATCTTATTATGAGATCATCTAGCAACAGCTAAATACGGTCAAAGATAATGGGCTCCTAACCTAAGTTCAGGCCTCTCTTGTTCTTTTAATTAACTAATACATAAGAATCTGTCTCTGCAGTCCAAGCTAACGAACATTGTTTTCACAGATCTCCTGTCCTTTCCCAGAGTCCTAGTACTTTGATCATGATGACATGGCACAGGGCCCAGTTCTTGAAGGAGCAGTTTCCTTCATAAGGACAGGGACCCAGCAGCGAGTTCCTGAAATATCAGAACAAGCAAGGGAAGCAGACAGGTGCAAGGTCAAGGTTCTGTTGCCTTTAAGCCCTAGCTTCCTTTTCTGATTCTGTAATCACATGCAGGAGCATTCAGACTAAGAGTTAAGTGCACTGTTACAGGGTAAATCAAGCCACTTAGAGAATTTAAGACTTCAGGCTGGTTTTAAGTGAAGCATTCAGAGTAATGGGGAATGGTAGTAattccaaaggggaaaaaaaaatccctacacTACGCATGGAATTGGTCTGCTGGGTTATTGGCACCAACCTGGAGGTACTGGCAGCTCAGTTCTCACCACATGACAACATTACCAAGTCTATCACCTCTTTAAAACCACTGTAGTACAGCCAGATTGTGTGTTGGTCCATTTCTCTATTGCAGAGCGTTTCAGGATTGCCAATAGGTGATGTAATCAAGCCCTAATTACTCCCTTGGTATAATCACACTTCACAAGTCATTAAATAGATCCTCCACCATATATAGTGGGAGCTTTTCCCCCATAAGAAACAAAGTGGCTTATGTTATTCAAAAACAAGACCAGGCTTGGGGATTAGAGAACTTTATTCTCAGCATTTAAGTATTTGTCAAACTATTCTTTGCCCTGGATACAAGGTTCCAGGGAAGCATAAGGCATTCTGAGTCTCTGCTGTGCCATTCAGCTGCTCTCTCCCAGGGTGAGCTTGTCAAACAGGTACTCTCCCATGCCATTCTGGGGCACTCCCAGGTACTTCAGGTTGGTGAGGTGGTCTCCCAGCTGCTTGATGGCTTTCGCCTGCTCCTCCAGGTAGTCAGACTCCAGGAAGTCACACAGCTGTAAGAGGAGACAGAGGATGGTTAGGTCTATGGACTCACTCTTGCTCTCTAGTATGTCATTTAGTAACCCCCATTTTGGGCATTGTGCCAAGAAATGGTGTTGAAACAATGAACTACAGGACAGTTCAGAGTCTCTAGTACTGTAAATGGTGTGGAATCCACTGTACAGGTAGAAGTAGCTAGGAAACAGGGCTGTTGGCAATGAGATTAAGATTATCTCAAATTTCATGTGCAGTAAATGGCTCATGTCACTTGAGAGTGGGGACATTCACTAGTGACCAGGGTATGAAAACCCTGTAGTGGCAGAAATTCAGAAGCTAGCGCAGCTTCTCATCAACCTGGCATTTTTCCCTGAGCTTTGGAAGCTCTAGAGAGAGGCCCTTTGAGGAGTGGTTTTCAAGACACACAAAGGGCAGGTAGGCACCTTACCCTCTGGCTTGGAATACAACATATGCTCCTGCCCTCACCACTCAATGTGTAAAAGACAGTGAGTGGCATGTTGAATATTGCAGCATAAAAGGGATTTGTTCTTGTTAGTCCTGTGTATAAAGGGAAGACTTCTTAAACACGGAGGGGGGAGAGGGTATGTGTGCATGGTTTTCCTGACCATATTCAGGTGAGGGTCATTTCTCCACTGGGCAGCTTGTATAGGTTCAAAGCCTGGCTACCTTGTGCCCAGGGTAGGAAATTAAACATACTGTGACTGTCTGATGTTGGATCTATGCATTGTTACCGCCCACAAACATCCCCCGTTTCAGGGCTGCTTCAGATGGAGAAGTAAATCCCCCCAGACTGTCAAAGCAGCAATGCATGTAGTTACTGCCTTCACTCTCTCCACTACCATACTCACATGAGGGTCATTCTTCTCCATAGCCAGCTTGTGCAGGTCCAGGAGGACCTGGTTTATAGTCTTCTCCAGCTGCAGGATACACTGCAGGACCTCCAGGCTGTTCCCCCACTCATCCCACTCTGGCTTCTGTCGGAGAATAAAACACCTCAGGATGCTCACTGTAGAGTGTAATTTCACAACCAAGGCAGCTTTCCACCCCACCACTAACAGCACTGGGCATCCCTATATTTTCATATTCTATAAATACAAAGCAAAGTAGTTGCTTGTGAAGTGAGGGAGTAGATGGTCAGGTCACAGGTAAGCAAGCCTGTTCTGTGCTTTTAGCCAACACTGGCTCATGTATCATCACATGTCCATACTCACCCTTTACCATAAGATGACCAAAGTCAGATGCTCCTGAACCATGCAGCTCTCCCTAATTTGCTACAGAGATCACTCTTAGAAGTGCTATGCCTGAAGAAGGCCCATCACATCACTTACTCCTAGAGAAGAGAATTAGAACTACACCACAAGCACAGCTACGAACCCCATTCTCTGAAGTCCAGTTTGTGAGAGCCCTCCTAAGGGGACAGTGTTACTTTGTTGCTTACCTTGATGTCCTGCAGGACAAtgagccccccccacacacacacacacacacttgttctgATATTTCAGGAGTTTCTCAGCATGCTCCCTCTTCTCACGGGACTGCTCTTTCAAGAACTCAGCCATATGCCTCAGCGCTTCATCATCGCCGTCAAAGTAGTAGGACTGAAGAATATCATAATGTTTACTGACCTGGGCTAGAGAGAGAAAATTCTGGCATTTTATCtggactagtatcagaggggtagccgtgttagtctgaatctgtaaaaagcaacagagggtcctgtggcacctttgagactaacagaagtactgggagcataagctttcgtgggtaagaacctcacttgacTAGAATACCAACCTAGAGACCTTAACCTAGGTTTTCAGCCTATTGTGTTGGTAGACTCTGTACTTGGCAAGAAACACTCCCTGTGCTTCAGGCTGTGCAGCCAAGGAGCATTCATCCCTTTTGATGAACAGGGAATGGAAACAGAGTGAAACAAGGTGGCAGGCCAGAGATGACAGGGGAGCTTGGGCTAGAGCTAGGAATCAAAGCCAGACTTCCCAAGTCTCCCTCAGATAGCTGTATTAAGTTCCCAGCATTCAATCCTGTAAGAATAAACTCTCTAAATGACATCATTCTGCAGACAACACATTAGTCTTTCCATAGTCAACTCAGATTTATACAAATGGATTTCTGTAGCCCCACAAACTACATGCTATCCTCAGCTGGAATTAATTAGAAATTAGGGACTTAGAAagtaagcttaaaaaaaaaaaaaaaaaaaaacacacaaccctTTTAGAAAATGAAGCCCATCTCTCTTAGAACATAAAGAGACAAGaatttgtgttaaaaaaaaaaaagagagaagaagaagaagaaacatttaCCATGGACAGGTAGACATAGCTAGCATACAGCTCCAGGTtcgtcaggtgcagcctcacacTCAGCATGGAAGTTCTGACGCACCTGGGACTCCATTTCTAAATCTATCAGCTCTAGCCTTAATTAACAATAACAAATATCAATAGACCCCACTGTGTTCAAACGCTGCTGGCACAAGCACACAGCCTAGAAACAGAATTCTTCTCTCAGCGCAAGCTGATATAAATACTGCTCAGAGGAGACTTTACTGTGATTTACAGATACTACTGCCCAATGAAAGTTCCCTTCCTCCCCAAGACACCAATCTGCATTGTGGGTTTGCAGAATTTGCACTGGTGAGTAGCTGACTCACCAGCATGAACGCTCCTGTTGCCATTATACccccttgaagaaaaaaaaaaaaaaaaaaggagggaataTAGAGACTCCCAGAACAGCACATTCAGCCCATTTGCTGGTTCTTGATCAATCCCCTCCAGTGGAAAGAAGGTGCAGAAAGAGGAGGTGATGCCATGATACCCAGTGAGTTCAAGCTCCACTGTTTCCCACATTGACCTTGTGAGAAATGTCAGAGGTGTTTAATCACTAGAAGCATGGCCTGCCATATCTGTAGCTGGAGTTACTTCTTGATGCATTCAAGAATCCCAGGGTCTGTTAGGACAGAAAGTGTAGCATGGACATTTCATGATAAATGGGGACTGTGACATAGAAACAATGGGAGGAATCAGCACAGATGTGGTTCCCACCTCTGTCTGTCTTTCAGGTTCCATAGCCAATCTCACATACCCCAAACCCATGTGATTCATGCAGGTCAGTCAATGACTTCTTCTACTTTCCATTCTTCTACCCCTTGAAACAAATGTGTATAAGAAAACAGATTTGATCCAAAATCCATAGCAAGCACAGGCAGAAGCACAGAAAGAGAAAACACTAAAAACAGTCACCTCCATATACAAGCAGCCCCATTCTGTAAGGTGGTTCAGGGAATTCCATGGAATTTTCTAACCTTGTGTATGCGGCTGCATATTTAATAGCTGGTATGAGGGTAATGCTTTTATTCAGACTCTCTTCAGTAAAGGACCAATGTTTACTTTTCTTCAGACAAGCTATGCCTATCTAGTCTCAGGCATGAGTAAGTAATTTAGGCAGTGTTGTCCTATTGCGTTCCAGGAAGTGAGTTAGGTAGTGTTGTTTTAAGCTGGCAGAAATCTTCATCTCATTCCAGCCTTTTTGACCAGCTTTCCAGACTTCTGTGATTGTGTAACTATCCTGTCTAGTGCTGGAGAATATAGGGTTCATATTCTTTATTCCCCTCTGAAAGGGAACAGCTTCTCACTTCCTGCTGGACTTGCTCCTTGGGGCGACAACAGAGGCTGGGTGGGCAGTGGGAGCAAATGTCCAAGCACAGGATGATGGAAAACCTCCCTGGAGCTCCCATCCACTTTATTTATACATGATGTAAACCTATCATGGCAGAAACATAGATGTGACATACAAAAGCAATGTAGCAGTTTAAATGCAGGTTATTTATCTCACTGTCTTTTCTTGGTCTGTTGGGCTCTAGAGCAccgtttcccaaacttgggctGCTGCTTgcatagggaaagcccctggcgggccgagacggtttgtttatctgccgcatctgcaggtttggccgatcgcgtttcccactggccgtggtttgctgctccaggccaatgggagctgctggaagcggtggccagtacgtccctcagcccgtgccgcttccagcagctccctggagcagcgaaccgcagccagtgggagccgcgatcggccaaacctgtggacacggcaggtaaacaaaccagtctggcccaccaggggctttccctacacaagcagtggcccaaatttgggaaacactgctctacagaaTCCAGTGTGAAGCTTTGCAGAAAGAATGAAGAGATAATCATCCAGAGAGTGGGTAAACAAAAgtagatgggaacctgggaggctgtgaccatgagatggtcaagttcaggatcctgacacaaggaagaaaagagagcagcagaatatggaccctggacttcagaaaagcagactttggcttcttcagggaactgatgggcaggatcccctgggagaataacatgagggggaaaggagtccaggagacctggctgtattttaaagaatccttattgaggttgcaggaaaaaaccatcccaatgtgtaggaagaatagtaaatatggcaggtgaccagcttagcttaacaatgaaatccttgctgatcttaaacgcaaaaaagaagcttacaagaagtggaagattggacaaatgaccagggaggagtataaaaatattgctcaggcatgcaggagtgaaatcaggaaggccaaatcacacttggagttgcagctagcaagagatgttaagagtaacaagaagagtttcttcaggtatgttagcaaaaagaaggTGGTCGAGGAAAGTGTGtgtcccttactgaatgagggaggcaacctagtgacagaggatgtggaaaaagctaatgtattcaatgcttttttttgccccggtcttcatgaacaaggtcagctcccagactgctgcactgagcagcacagcatgggaggaggtgaccagccctcagtGGAGAAAGTAgtagttcaggactatttagaaaagctgaacgagcacaagtccatggggccggatgca encodes:
- the LOC117886609 gene encoding ferritin heavy chain A-like; translation: MESQVRQNFHRECEAAINCVVNLELRASYVFMSMSCYFDRDDVALRHMAQFLMEQSHEHKEHAEKFLQYQNKRGGRSVLQDIEKPERDEWGNSLEVLQHALQLEKTLNQALLDLHKVATEQNDPHLCDFLESDYLEEQVKAIKQLGDHLTNLKRLGVPQNGMGEYLFDKLTLGESS